The Lonchura striata isolate bLonStr1 chromosome Z, bLonStr1.mat, whole genome shotgun sequence genome window below encodes:
- the ARRDC3 gene encoding arrestin domain-containing protein 3: protein MVLGKVKSLTISFDCLNDSNVPVYSSGDTVSGRVSLEVTGEIRVKSLKIHARGHAKVRWTESRNAGSNTAYTQNYTEEVEYFNHKDILIGHERDDDNSEEGLHSIHSGRHEYAFSFELPQTPLATSFEGRHGSVRYWVKAELHRPWFLPVKLKKEFTVFEHIDINTPSLLSPQAGTKEKTLCCWFCTSGPISLSAKIERKGYTPGESIQIFAEIENCSSRVVVPKAAIYQTQAFYAKGKMKEVKQLVASLRGESLSSGKTETWNGKQLKIPPVSPSILDCSIIRVEYSLMVYVDIPGAMDLFLNLPLVIGTIPLHPFGSRTSSVSSQCSMNMNWLGLTLPERPEAPPSYAEVVTEEQRQSSLAPLGVCDDFERVLPGPLFAYIQEFRFLPPPLYSEIDPNPDQPTDDRPSCPSR, encoded by the exons ATGGTGCTGGGGAAGGTGAAGAGTCTGACGATAAGCTTTGACTGTCTGAATGACAGCAATGTCCCTGTTTACTCTAGTGGGGATACAGTCTCAGGAAGGGTCAGTCTAGAAGTAACTGGGGAAATCAGAGTGAAATCCCTTAAAATCCATGCGAGGGGCCACGCTAAAGTACGTTGGACTGAATCGAGGAATGCTGGATCCAACACTGCCTATACACAGAACTACACCGAAGAAGTGGAATATTTCAACCATAAAGACATCCTGATCGGCCACGAGAGAG aTGATGACAATTCAGAAGAGGGCCTTCACTCCATCCATTCAGGAAGGCATGAATATGCATTCAGCTTCGAGCTTCCACAGAC ACCACTTGCTACCTCATTCGAAGGCAGACATGGCAGTGTGCGCTATTGGGTGAAAGCCGAATTGCATAGGCCTTGGTTTCTACCAGTAAAATTAAAGAAGGAATTTACAGTCTTTGAACATATAGATATCAACACTCCTTCATTACTG TCACCCCAAGCaggcacaaaagaaaaaactctCTGTTGTTGGTTTTGTACCTCAGGCCCAATATCCTTAAGTGCCAAAATTGAAAGGAAGGGCTACACCCCAG GTGAATCAATTCAGATCTTTGCTGAGATTGAGAACTGCTCTTCCCGTGTGGTGGTGCCAAAGGCAGCCATTTACCAAACACAGGCATTTTATGCCAAAGGGAAAATGAAGGAAGTCAAACAGCTTGTTGCCAGCCTGCGTGGGGAATCCTTGTCATCTGGCAAAACAGAAACCTGGAATGGCAAACAGTTGAAAATTCCACCTGTTTCTCCTTCAATCCTTGACTGTAGTATAATCCGTGTGGAGTATTCACTGATG GTATATGTGGATATTCCTGGCGCCATGGATTTATTCCTTAACTTACCACTGGTCATTGGCACCATTCCTCTACACCCGTTTGGTAGCAGAACATCAAGTGTAAGCAGCCAGTGTAGCATGAACATGAATTGGCTTGGTCTGACACTGCCTGAAAGACCAGAAG cacctcccagcTATGCAGAAGTGGTTACGGAGGAACAACGGCAGTCCAGCCTTGCACCCTTAGGTGTTTGTGATGACTTTGAGAGAGTGCTTCCAGGACCACTGTTTGCATACATCCAGGAGTTTCGTTTTCTGCCTCCACCCCTTTATTCAGAA ATTGATCCAAACCCAGATCAACCCACAGACGACAGACCATCTTGCCCTTCTCGTTGA